The following are encoded in a window of Arthrobacter antioxidans genomic DNA:
- a CDS encoding ABC transporter permease, producing MLLQLAGILLAGGALALWLTTAELTPTEQITLNPTSLLIYTREHLALTLLSAAIVLLLAVPLGILLTRKPFRRLAGGILAVVNIGQSAPAIGLVVLLAAWLGFGFRAAVTALVVYALLPVLRNTMVGIGQVDDRLVEAGRGMGMSAAAVLFRVELPLAVPIMLAGIRTALVLLVGTAALSTFINGGGLGILISTGVNLNLTRLLVAGAVSVALLALLVDWVGRVVELLARPKGLA from the coding sequence CTGCTCCTGCAGCTCGCAGGCATCCTCCTGGCAGGGGGTGCCCTGGCCCTCTGGCTCACGACGGCGGAGCTCACCCCGACGGAACAGATCACCCTCAACCCGACCTCCCTCCTCATCTACACGCGGGAGCACCTGGCGCTGACGCTGCTGTCCGCCGCGATCGTGCTCCTGCTCGCCGTCCCGCTCGGCATCCTGCTGACCCGGAAGCCGTTCCGGCGGCTGGCCGGGGGCATCCTCGCGGTCGTCAACATCGGCCAGTCCGCGCCCGCCATCGGACTCGTGGTGCTGCTCGCCGCCTGGCTCGGCTTCGGTTTCCGCGCGGCCGTGACGGCGCTCGTGGTCTACGCGCTCCTTCCGGTCCTCCGGAACACCATGGTCGGCATCGGCCAGGTCGACGACCGGCTGGTCGAGGCCGGCCGGGGGATGGGCATGAGCGCCGCGGCGGTCCTCTTCCGCGTGGAACTTCCCCTCGCGGTGCCCATCATGCTCGCGGGCATCCGCACGGCACTGGTGCTGCTCGTGGGCACGGCCGCGCTCTCCACATTCATCAACGGCGGAGGGCTCGGCATCCTCATCAGCACCGGGGTCAATCTCAACCTGACGCGCCTCCTCGTGGCCGGCGCCGTGAGCGTCGCCCTTCTCGCACTACTCGTGGACTGGGTGGGGCGCGTCGTCGAACTCCTCGCCCGTCCGAAGGGACTCGCATGA
- a CDS encoding YajQ family cyclic di-GMP-binding protein has protein sequence MASESTFDVVSKVDKQEVANALNQAQKEIAQRYDFKGVGAEVDFSGEKILMKANSEERVLAVLDVLQSKMIKRGISLKSLDTGEPFPSGKEYRLETSIKEGIAQDLAKKINKLIRDEGPKGVKSQIQGDELRVSSKSRDDLQATMALLKNFDEADLQFVNMR, from the coding sequence GTGGCGAGTGAATCCACGTTCGACGTCGTAAGCAAAGTGGACAAGCAGGAGGTCGCCAACGCGCTGAACCAGGCGCAGAAGGAGATCGCCCAGCGGTACGACTTCAAGGGGGTCGGCGCGGAGGTGGACTTCAGCGGCGAGAAGATCCTCATGAAGGCGAACTCGGAGGAGCGCGTCCTCGCGGTGCTCGACGTCCTGCAGTCCAAGATGATCAAGCGCGGCATCTCCCTGAAGTCCCTCGACACCGGCGAGCCCTTCCCCTCGGGCAAGGAGTACCGCCTCGAGACCTCCATCAAGGAGGGCATCGCCCAGGACCTCGCGAAGAAGATCAACAAGCTGATCCGCGACGAGGGCCCCAAGGGCGTCAAGTCGCAGATCCAGGGCGACGAGCTGCGCGTCAGCTCGAAGTCGCGCGATGACCTGCAGGCCACCATGGCCCTGCTCAAGAACTTCGACGAGGCAGACCTCCAGTTCGTGAACATGCGCTGA
- a CDS encoding MFS transporter, with amino-acid sequence MPRLLADITPLKESPAFRRLYIGTALSAIGTQLTIVAVSLQIYSLTQSTLSVGLLSLFALVPLVVAGLYGGAIADAQDRRTVALLSGLALWATTAAIALQAWIGVDSVGLLYALVAIQSGAAGINQPTRSSIIPRLVRPALLPAANALSMITFGLAFTVGPLLAGVLVAQVGYAWTYTVDVVTFTFALWALYRLPSLPPEGPTRRAGLATVLEGFRFLGTRPNIRMTFILDLIAMITAQPRALLPAVGAVLIGGGELTVGILLASGAFGSVLAGLFSGPLGHIHKQGQAVIWSIVGWGASVAGFGLVVVMATATGQPAAGEGEISVWVLPAAACLVLAGIADSISSVFRNTILQSATPDAMRGRLQGVFIVVVAGGPRLGDMVAGGQAAWLGEGWTAVVGGIACVVLVLAVARWQPRFAQYDARHPQP; translated from the coding sequence GTGCCCAGACTCCTCGCCGACATCACCCCGCTGAAGGAGAGTCCGGCATTCCGGAGGCTCTACATCGGCACGGCGCTCTCGGCGATCGGTACGCAGCTCACCATCGTGGCCGTCAGCCTGCAGATCTACTCCCTCACGCAGTCCACCCTCAGCGTGGGTCTGCTCAGCCTGTTCGCCCTCGTACCCCTGGTGGTGGCGGGCCTCTACGGCGGCGCGATCGCCGACGCGCAGGACCGCCGCACGGTCGCGCTGCTCTCGGGGCTGGCGCTGTGGGCCACCACGGCGGCCATTGCGCTGCAGGCGTGGATCGGCGTGGACAGCGTGGGGCTGCTCTACGCCCTGGTCGCCATCCAGTCCGGTGCCGCCGGCATCAACCAGCCCACGCGGAGCTCCATCATCCCGCGGCTCGTGCGACCGGCGCTGCTGCCCGCGGCCAACGCCCTGAGCATGATCACCTTCGGCCTCGCCTTCACGGTGGGTCCGTTGCTCGCGGGAGTCCTCGTGGCGCAGGTGGGCTACGCCTGGACGTACACGGTCGACGTCGTCACCTTCACCTTCGCGCTGTGGGCCCTCTACCGGCTCCCGTCGCTGCCGCCCGAGGGTCCCACGCGGCGGGCCGGCCTCGCGACCGTGCTCGAGGGGTTCCGCTTCCTCGGTACGCGGCCGAACATCCGTATGACCTTCATCCTCGACCTCATCGCCATGATCACGGCGCAGCCGCGGGCGCTGCTGCCGGCCGTCGGTGCGGTGCTCATCGGAGGGGGCGAGCTGACCGTGGGCATCCTGCTGGCCTCCGGGGCGTTCGGCTCGGTGCTCGCCGGGCTGTTCTCCGGCCCGCTCGGGCACATCCACAAGCAGGGTCAGGCGGTCATCTGGTCGATCGTCGGATGGGGTGCGTCCGTGGCCGGCTTCGGGCTCGTCGTCGTCATGGCCACCGCGACCGGTCAGCCCGCGGCGGGCGAGGGCGAGATCTCCGTGTGGGTTCTCCCCGCGGCCGCCTGCCTCGTGCTCGCCGGCATCGCCGATTCCATCAGCAGTGTCTTCCGCAACACGATCCTCCAGTCGGCGACGCCGGACGCGATGCGCGGGCGCCTCCAGGGTGTGTTCATCGTCGTCGTCGCCGGCGGGCCGCGCCTCGGCGACATGGTGGCCGGTGGTCAGGCGGCGTGGCTGGGGGAGGGCTGGACCGCCGTCGTCGGCGGGATCGCGTGTGTCGTCCTGGTGCTCGCCGTCGCCCGCTGGCAGCCCCGATTCGCGCAGTACGACGCGCGCCATCCCCAGCCCTGA
- a CDS encoding SDR family NAD(P)-dependent oxidoreductase gives MPALAPFGTDSTALEVVEGLDLRGRAAVVTGGSSGIGVETARALAHAGAAVTLAVRDPEAGRRTVADIRSSSPGATVDVRSLDLADPGSVVRFTDDWSGPLHLLVTNAGVMMTPELRTPQGWELQFATNHLGHFALTTGLHAALAAAEGARIVSVSSSGHGNSDIVYEDLFFDRRPYDAGHAYGQSKTANVLFAVEATRRWADDGVTANAVMPGGVWTGLQRHWDPEALAATKAQVAALGLTVKTPAQGAATSVFAAVSPLLEGVGGLYLEDCRAADVVPAIVDGLHGVRDYALDPVSARRLWEVSLALLAGS, from the coding sequence ATGCCCGCGCTCGCCCCCTTCGGGACGGACAGCACGGCCCTGGAGGTGGTCGAGGGCCTCGACCTCCGCGGCCGCGCCGCCGTCGTCACCGGCGGATCCTCGGGCATCGGCGTCGAGACCGCGCGGGCGCTGGCCCATGCGGGTGCCGCGGTGACTCTGGCCGTCAGGGATCCCGAGGCCGGCCGGCGCACGGTCGCGGACATCCGCAGCAGCAGTCCCGGCGCCACCGTGGACGTCCGGAGCCTGGATCTCGCGGACCCGGGCTCGGTGGTCCGCTTCACCGACGACTGGAGCGGACCGCTGCACCTGCTCGTCACCAACGCCGGGGTCATGATGACGCCGGAGCTGCGGACTCCCCAGGGGTGGGAGCTGCAGTTCGCCACGAACCACCTGGGGCACTTCGCCCTCACCACGGGACTCCATGCCGCACTCGCGGCGGCCGAGGGTGCGCGCATCGTGTCCGTGAGCTCGAGCGGCCACGGGAACTCGGACATCGTCTACGAGGACCTGTTCTTCGACCGCCGCCCGTACGATGCGGGGCACGCCTACGGGCAGTCGAAGACCGCGAACGTGCTCTTCGCGGTCGAGGCGACGCGGCGCTGGGCGGACGACGGCGTCACCGCGAACGCCGTCATGCCGGGTGGGGTGTGGACCGGTCTCCAGCGGCACTGGGACCCCGAGGCGCTCGCCGCGACGAAGGCGCAGGTCGCGGCGCTCGGCCTCACCGTCAAGACGCCCGCGCAGGGCGCCGCCACCTCGGTGTTCGCCGCGGTGTCACCGCTGCTCGAGGGAGTCGGCGGGCTCTACCTCGAGGACTGCCGTGCAGCGGACGTCGTGCCGGCGATCGTCGACGGGCTCCACGGTGTCCGGGACTACGCCCTGGATCCGGTCAGTGCCCGGAGGCTGTGGGAGGTCTCGCTCGCCCTCCTGGCCGGTTCATGA
- the htpX gene encoding zinc metalloprotease HtpX — translation MHNHFNGAKTALLFGALMGIFLLFGAVIAGATGSSMFIWLFALLGVGSVAYSYWNSDKIAIRSMRAVEVTEQQAPAMYRIVRELSTRADKPMPRLYVSPTMAPNAFATGRNPENAAVCCTQGILQLLNERELRGVLGHELMHVYNRDILTGSIAAAVAGVITSVAQMFAFAGIMGGNRNQGGNPIAALLLAFLAPLAAGLIQTAIGRTREYDADEDGAALTDDPLALASALRKLESGTQRAPMPQDQRLVNTSHLMIANPFKGAGVGRLFATHPPMDQRIARLEGMAGRPLSR, via the coding sequence GTGCACAACCATTTCAACGGTGCCAAGACGGCGTTGCTGTTCGGCGCCCTGATGGGGATCTTCCTCCTCTTCGGTGCGGTCATCGCCGGGGCGACCGGCAGCTCCATGTTCATCTGGCTGTTCGCCCTCCTCGGCGTCGGGTCGGTCGCCTACAGCTACTGGAACAGCGACAAGATCGCCATCCGCAGCATGCGCGCCGTCGAGGTCACGGAGCAGCAGGCGCCGGCGATGTACCGGATCGTCCGGGAGCTCAGCACACGGGCCGACAAGCCCATGCCGCGGCTCTACGTCTCGCCGACCATGGCGCCCAACGCCTTCGCGACCGGCCGCAACCCCGAGAACGCCGCGGTGTGCTGCACGCAGGGCATCCTGCAACTGCTGAACGAGCGTGAACTGCGCGGCGTCCTGGGGCACGAGCTGATGCACGTCTACAACCGCGACATACTCACCGGGTCCATCGCGGCCGCCGTGGCCGGCGTCATCACGTCCGTGGCGCAGATGTTCGCCTTCGCGGGCATCATGGGCGGCAACCGCAACCAGGGCGGCAACCCCATCGCGGCGCTGCTCCTCGCGTTCCTCGCGCCGCTGGCCGCGGGGCTCATCCAGACCGCGATCGGCCGCACCCGCGAGTACGACGCCGACGAGGACGGCGCCGCCCTGACCGACGACCCGCTGGCCCTCGCCTCGGCCCTGCGCAAGCTCGAGAGCGGTACGCAGCGGGCCCCGATGCCGCAGGACCAGCGCCTCGTCAACACCTCCCACCTGATGATCGCCAATCCGTTCAAGGGGGCCGGCGTGGGCAGGCTGTTCGCGACCCACCCGCCGATGGACCAGCGCATCGCCCGCCTCGAGGGCATGGCAGGCCGCCCGCTCAGCCGGTAG
- a CDS encoding catalase, whose amino-acid sequence MSANFSTTQSGAPVIDDSNSSALGRDGVIPLTDHYLIEKLAQFNRERVPERVVHAKGGGAFGVFETTEDVSMYTRAALFQKGTTTETLLRFSSVAGEQGSPDTWRDPRGFALKFYTSEGNYDLVGNNTPVFFIRDGIKFPDFIHSQKRLPGTNLRDADMQWDFWTLSPESAHQVTWLMGDRGLPNSWRTMNGYGSHTFMWINELNEKFWVKYHFKSNQGHEVLTVDEAETLAGSDADHHLRDLSENIAKGNHPSWDLKVQIMPYDDAKTYRFNPFDLTKVWPQADYPLIPVGRLTLNRNPENYFAQIEQATFAPSNFVPGIAASPDRMLQARIFSYADAHRYRVGTNHAQLPVNMPKNEVRNYSKDGAARYHFNAASTPVYAPNSVGGPAADPAQYGAHGGWENDGDLVYAAHSLHAEDDDFGQAGTLYREVFDDAQRARFLETITGAVGGVQSDEIRARAVQYWTNVDAELGAKLAANLGSGETPAAESEAALY is encoded by the coding sequence ATGTCCGCGAACTTCAGCACCACGCAGTCCGGCGCGCCCGTCATCGACGACAGCAACTCGTCCGCCCTCGGCCGCGACGGCGTCATCCCGCTGACCGACCACTACCTCATCGAGAAACTCGCGCAGTTCAACCGCGAGCGCGTCCCCGAGCGCGTGGTCCACGCCAAGGGTGGCGGAGCGTTCGGTGTCTTCGAGACCACCGAGGACGTCAGCATGTACACGCGCGCCGCGCTCTTCCAGAAGGGCACGACGACGGAGACGCTCCTGCGCTTCTCCTCCGTGGCCGGCGAGCAGGGCTCCCCCGACACCTGGCGGGACCCTCGCGGCTTCGCCCTGAAGTTCTACACCTCCGAGGGCAACTACGACCTCGTGGGCAACAACACCCCGGTGTTCTTCATCCGCGACGGCATCAAGTTCCCCGACTTCATCCACTCGCAGAAGCGCCTGCCCGGCACCAACCTCCGCGACGCCGACATGCAGTGGGACTTCTGGACCCTCAGCCCCGAATCCGCGCACCAGGTGACCTGGCTGATGGGTGATCGCGGCCTGCCGAACTCGTGGCGCACCATGAACGGCTACGGCTCGCACACCTTCATGTGGATCAACGAGCTCAACGAGAAGTTCTGGGTCAAGTACCACTTCAAGTCCAACCAGGGCCACGAGGTGCTGACGGTCGACGAGGCCGAGACGCTCGCCGGGTCCGACGCCGACCACCACCTGCGGGACCTCTCGGAGAACATCGCGAAGGGCAACCACCCGAGCTGGGACCTCAAGGTCCAGATCATGCCGTACGACGATGCGAAGACGTACCGCTTCAATCCGTTCGACCTCACGAAGGTGTGGCCGCAGGCCGACTACCCGCTGATCCCGGTGGGCAGGCTCACGCTGAACCGCAACCCCGAGAACTACTTCGCGCAGATCGAGCAGGCCACGTTCGCGCCGTCGAACTTCGTGCCCGGCATCGCCGCGAGCCCGGACCGCATGCTGCAGGCGCGCATCTTCTCCTACGCGGACGCGCACCGCTACCGTGTGGGCACCAACCACGCGCAGCTGCCCGTGAACATGCCGAAGAACGAGGTGCGCAACTACTCGAAGGACGGTGCGGCGCGCTACCACTTCAACGCGGCCTCCACCCCGGTCTACGCGCCGAACTCGGTGGGCGGACCCGCCGCCGATCCGGCGCAGTACGGCGCCCACGGCGGCTGGGAGAACGACGGCGACCTCGTGTACGCGGCGCACTCGCTGCACGCCGAGGACGACGACTTCGGCCAGGCCGGGACGCTCTACCGCGAGGTGTTCGACGACGCCCAGCGTGCGCGCTTCCTCGAGACCATCACCGGTGCCGTGGGCGGTGTGCAGAGTGACGAGATCCGTGCCCGGGCCGTCCAGTACTGGACCAACGTCGACGCCGAGCTCGGCGCGAAGCTCGCCGCGAACCTCGGCAGCGGCGAGACGCCGGCCGCCGAGTCGGAAGCCGCGCTCTACTAG
- a CDS encoding esterase/lipase family protein, translating to MNLFVRGWAWALDYAYVGFWQAHGFLLRADPTRYRTPPAGAPAGKAPILLLPGIYETWQFMRPIAHHLHRAGHAVHVVQTLGYNRGTVEDMAHLAAAHLEEHDLTDVVLVAHSKGGLIGKFLLTMSSVAPRVDRLVAVNTPFSGSIYAAFFLLPSIRAFSPYNRTVRMLRTHLSLNSRITSIYGRFDPHIPGGSFVEGARNVQLETMGHFRPIADRRVLREIDRAIAARTTGTA from the coding sequence ATGAACCTTTTTGTGCGCGGCTGGGCCTGGGCGCTGGACTACGCCTACGTGGGCTTCTGGCAGGCACACGGCTTCCTGCTGCGGGCCGATCCCACGCGCTACCGGACGCCGCCCGCGGGGGCGCCGGCCGGCAAGGCGCCCATCCTGCTCCTTCCCGGCATCTACGAGACCTGGCAGTTCATGCGGCCCATCGCCCACCACCTGCACCGGGCAGGGCACGCGGTGCACGTGGTGCAGACGCTGGGGTACAACCGCGGCACGGTGGAGGACATGGCGCACCTCGCCGCCGCCCACCTGGAGGAGCACGATCTCACCGACGTCGTCCTCGTCGCGCACAGCAAGGGTGGCCTGATCGGCAAGTTCCTCCTGACGATGTCGAGCGTGGCTCCGCGTGTCGACCGCCTCGTGGCGGTGAACACCCCGTTCTCCGGATCCATCTACGCCGCCTTCTTCCTGCTGCCCAGCATCAGAGCGTTCTCGCCGTACAACCGCACGGTGCGGATGCTCCGGACACACCTCTCCCTGAACTCACGCATCACCTCGATCTACGGGCGGTTCGATCCGCACATCCCGGGCGGCAGCTTCGTGGAGGGGGCCCGCAACGTGCAGCTCGAGACGATGGGCCACTTCCGGCCCATCGCCGACCGCCGGGTCCTGCGGGAGATCGATCGGGCGATCGCGGCGCGGACCACCGGCACCGCCTGA
- a CDS encoding glycine betaine ABC transporter substrate-binding protein — MSRHPGPRRLRLRAGVALAGAAAVGLLLAGCGLQPATSYVPAAGPGSIQPIEGADGAPLTVTSKNFTEQLILGKISVLAAQAAGFDVTDLTNAPGSQPPRDLILSGEADLTWEYTGTAWLAFLGEEAGIADQQEQWEAVREADIANGLVWGGPAPLNNTYAMAVRTEAIPELGGITTMSGLTQLPPEQRTFCVEAEFNSRADGMTPMLEHYGLERGAATGVPDANIGIYDTGAIYGATDTGACNFGEVFATDGRIEALDLTLLEDDLGFFPAYNAAPVYYAETLEEFPELQEVFDAITPTLTDEALRVMNLRVDVEGEEPADVAFDFMVDNGFISRP; from the coding sequence ATGAGCCGCCATCCAGGCCCCCGCCGACTCCGTCTCCGCGCGGGCGTCGCGCTGGCCGGCGCCGCCGCCGTCGGCCTCCTCCTGGCCGGGTGCGGACTGCAGCCCGCCACGTCCTACGTCCCCGCCGCCGGCCCCGGCTCCATCCAGCCCATCGAGGGCGCCGACGGCGCACCCCTCACCGTGACGTCCAAGAACTTCACGGAGCAGCTGATCCTCGGGAAGATCTCCGTCCTGGCGGCGCAGGCCGCGGGCTTCGACGTCACGGACCTGACGAATGCGCCAGGGTCGCAGCCGCCCCGCGACCTGATCCTCTCGGGTGAGGCAGACCTGACGTGGGAGTACACCGGGACGGCCTGGCTCGCCTTCCTGGGCGAGGAGGCAGGCATCGCCGACCAGCAGGAGCAGTGGGAAGCGGTCCGTGAGGCCGACATCGCCAACGGGCTCGTCTGGGGCGGCCCTGCGCCGCTGAACAACACCTACGCCATGGCCGTGCGGACCGAGGCCATCCCGGAGCTGGGCGGCATCACCACGATGTCAGGGCTCACCCAGTTGCCGCCCGAGCAGCGGACGTTCTGCGTGGAGGCGGAGTTCAACTCCCGGGCCGACGGGATGACGCCCATGCTGGAGCACTACGGCCTCGAGCGCGGAGCGGCGACCGGCGTCCCAGACGCGAACATCGGTATCTACGACACGGGGGCCATCTACGGGGCGACCGACACCGGCGCCTGCAACTTCGGCGAGGTCTTCGCCACGGACGGTCGCATCGAGGCCCTGGACCTGACCCTCCTCGAGGACGATCTCGGGTTCTTCCCGGCCTACAACGCCGCGCCCGTGTACTACGCGGAGACCCTCGAGGAGTTCCCCGAACTCCAGGAGGTGTTCGACGCCATCACCCCGACCCTCACGGACGAGGCGCTGCGCGTCATGAACCTGCGCGTCGACGTCGAGGGTGAGGAACCCGCCGACGTCGCCTTCGACTTCATGGTGGACAACGGCTTCATCTCCAGGCCCTAG
- a CDS encoding helix-turn-helix transcriptional regulator has product MPADRTQLGAFLRSRRDSLTPADVGLRAFPGPRRVPGLRKEELAVLAGVSPDYYSRLEQGRQANISRAVLDSLATALRLDDVEQAHLFALAAPSNRPKPSTPAVQQADPGLLRLMTVLDHMPALVLGRRGDVLATNTLLTSVLTGLRPSSSFPRFMFFDPLARERIVNWEHFAAASVAALRGELGRYPDDRRLVALIDELCSGDADAARWWADHRVQDYASAAKRILHPIVGDLSFDIETVTPPRATDQVLVVYTAQPDSETAQKLPFLASWGVRESAGR; this is encoded by the coding sequence ATGCCCGCCGACCGCACCCAGCTCGGAGCGTTCCTCCGCTCCCGCCGCGACAGCCTGACGCCCGCCGACGTCGGACTGCGCGCCTTCCCGGGGCCGCGGCGCGTGCCCGGCCTGCGGAAGGAGGAGCTCGCCGTCCTGGCGGGCGTGAGTCCCGACTACTACAGCAGGCTGGAACAGGGACGGCAGGCGAACATCTCCCGCGCCGTCCTCGATTCCCTCGCGACGGCGCTCCGGCTCGACGACGTCGAACAGGCCCACCTGTTCGCGCTGGCGGCCCCCTCGAACCGCCCGAAGCCGTCGACGCCCGCAGTCCAGCAGGCCGATCCCGGCCTGCTGCGCCTGATGACCGTGCTGGACCACATGCCGGCGCTGGTCCTCGGCCGGCGCGGTGACGTACTGGCCACCAACACGCTCCTCACCTCCGTGCTCACCGGCCTGCGGCCGTCGTCGTCCTTCCCCCGGTTCATGTTCTTCGACCCGCTGGCGCGTGAGCGCATCGTGAACTGGGAGCACTTCGCGGCGGCCTCCGTGGCGGCCCTGCGGGGCGAGCTGGGCCGGTATCCCGATGACCGTCGGCTGGTCGCCCTGATCGACGAGCTCTGCTCAGGGGATGCCGACGCGGCCCGGTGGTGGGCCGACCACCGCGTCCAGGACTACGCGTCCGCGGCCAAGCGGATCCTCCATCCGATCGTCGGAGACCTCTCCTTCGACATCGAGACGGTCACGCCGCCCCGTGCCACCGACCAGGTGCTCGTCGTCTACACGGCGCAGCCGGACTCCGAGACGGCGCAGAAGCTGCCCTTCCTCGCCAGCTGGGGCGTCCGGGAGTCGGCCGGGCGCTGA
- a CDS encoding adenosine deaminase: MLPLPCAELHLHIEGTLEPELIFALAERNGITLPYADPADLAARYAFTDLQSFLDLYYANMEVLRTEEDFTDMTRAYLRRAAAAGVRHAEIMMDPQAHLARGVSLATCVGGVAAALATSEADVGISTSLIAAFLRDRPAAEALVVLRDLLAMDAPIIGIGLDSAEAGYPPSLFREVYDVARAAGLKCVAHAGEEGPPAYLWEALDVLAVDRIDHGIRCLEDEALVERLVLEQVPLTVCPLSNVRLRTVDAIGDHPLPHMLARGLNVSVHSDDPAYFGGYLDDNLAALVDAFGLGLDERARLAANSVRSAFLGEQRRGELLAEIEQWRVAAHSPHAG; the protein is encoded by the coding sequence ATGCTGCCACTGCCCTGCGCCGAACTGCACCTGCACATCGAGGGGACCCTCGAACCGGAGCTCATCTTCGCGCTCGCGGAACGGAACGGGATCACCCTCCCCTACGCCGACCCCGCGGACCTCGCCGCGCGGTACGCGTTCACCGACCTGCAGTCCTTCCTGGACCTCTACTACGCGAACATGGAGGTGCTGCGCACGGAGGAGGACTTCACGGACATGACCCGGGCGTACCTGCGCCGGGCGGCCGCTGCCGGTGTCCGCCACGCGGAGATCATGATGGATCCGCAGGCGCACCTGGCCCGCGGCGTCTCCCTCGCGACGTGCGTCGGCGGTGTGGCGGCCGCCCTGGCCACGAGCGAGGCCGACGTCGGCATCAGCACGTCCCTGATCGCCGCGTTCCTGCGGGACCGTCCCGCGGCGGAGGCTCTCGTGGTGCTGCGCGATCTCCTCGCGATGGACGCACCGATCATCGGGATCGGCCTGGACTCGGCGGAGGCGGGCTACCCCCCGTCGCTCTTCCGGGAGGTGTACGACGTGGCCCGGGCCGCCGGCCTGAAGTGCGTCGCGCATGCGGGTGAGGAGGGCCCGCCCGCCTACCTGTGGGAGGCGCTCGACGTCCTGGCGGTGGACCGGATCGATCACGGGATCCGCTGCCTCGAGGACGAGGCGCTCGTCGAACGGCTCGTCCTCGAGCAGGTACCACTGACGGTGTGCCCGCTCTCAAACGTGCGGCTGCGGACCGTCGACGCCATCGGCGATCATCCCCTGCCGCACATGCTCGCGCGCGGCCTGAACGTCTCGGTGCACTCGGATGATCCGGCGTACTTCGGCGGCTACCTCGACGACAACCTGGCGGCACTGGTGGACGCGTTCGGGCTGGGCCTCGACGAGCGCGCGCGGCTCGCGGCGAACTCGGTACGGTCGGCGTTCCTCGGGGAGCAACGGCGCGGGGAGCTGCTGGCGGAGATCGAGCAGTGGCGGGTTGCCGCCCACTCCCCGCACGCCGGTTAG
- a CDS encoding Fur family transcriptional regulator, producing MMETRGATREARWSAALHAHQRRVTRQRLAVLAAVEQSPHATADDAAGAVRAELPQITVQSVYVILADLTAVGLLRRIETPHSPARYETRVDDNHHHAVCTGCGRIEDVDCAVGHAPCLTPEWSPGASRMTIQVAEVLYQGLCDDCRPAAPHHHQSHHQE from the coding sequence ATGATGGAGACGAGAGGCGCGACCCGCGAGGCCCGGTGGTCCGCTGCCCTGCACGCGCACCAGCGGCGCGTGACGCGCCAGCGACTCGCCGTCCTCGCCGCCGTCGAGCAGTCGCCACACGCCACCGCCGACGACGCCGCCGGCGCGGTCCGCGCCGAACTGCCCCAGATCACCGTGCAGTCCGTGTACGTGATCCTGGCCGATCTCACCGCCGTCGGCCTGCTGCGCCGCATCGAGACACCGCACTCCCCTGCCCGCTACGAGACCCGCGTGGACGACAACCACCACCACGCCGTCTGTACCGGCTGCGGGCGGATCGAGGACGTCGACTGCGCCGTCGGGCATGCGCCCTGCCTCACCCCCGAGTGGTCGCCCGGCGCCTCCCGGATGACCATCCAGGTCGCAGAGGTCCTCTACCAGGGACTCTGCGACGACTGCCGCCCGGCAGCCCCACACCACCACCAGTCCCACCACCAGGAATAG